The Chryseobacterium indologenes genomic sequence GTCCGTAATCCTTTATTGGTACCGATGGGTGCCCCTAATGGCATGACCACAGCTGTGCCTGCATCTTCAAGACGTTTGCATAAAACAGGATCGGCATGAATGTAAGGCATTACAATAAATCCTAATCTGGCAAGTTCTTCGGTTGCATATAATGTTTCAATAGGATCCGGCAGCAAGTATTTCGGATCCGGATGGATTTCAAGCTTTACCCAGTTTGTTTGCAGAGCCTCTCTTGCCAGTTGGGCTGCCAATACCGCTTCTTTTGCTGTTCTCGCTCCTGAAGTGTTTGGTAGAAGATGTACGTTGGTCTCCCTCAATGAGTCCAATAAGTCATCTTCAGCCGATTGTGCATCGATTCTTTTTAACGCCATCGTCACCATATTGGTTTCTGAAGCCGTTACCGATGCTGCCATATCTCTGAGACTTCCGAATTTTCCGGTTCCCAGAAATAGTCTGGATTCAAAAGTTCGGTCTGCTATTATTAATTTTTGATTGTTCATATCATTACTTTTTTAAATTCATTGATCAGCTTAGGTTCTCTGGTAATCAGCCCTGAAACTGAGACTCCATAAATTCCGATCTGTTGTAGTGGTAAAAAATCTTCAAGGGTTACGCCACCAATCGCAAAGATCTTCGGAACTGCTATTGATCTTTGTCTCAGGCTTTCAACAACTTGCCTGTAGCCTTCGAAGCCAAGGATCGGACTTAGTTTTTCCTTGGTAGAAGTAAACCTTAAGGGTCCAAGACCGATATAATCACAAGACTCATCTATTCTTTGAATGACGTCTGAGATGGTATTGGCTGTACCTCCAATAATTTTATGTTTTCCCAGCAATAATCTTGCTTCCTCAACAGATCCGTCTGTAAGGCCTAAGTGAACTCCGTCTGCATCTGCTTCTTTCGCTACATGAACATTATCATTAATGATCAGGACAGACTGGTATTCAGAACAAAGGTGTTTGGACGTTTCACAAAGTGACAGTAATTCTTTTTCGTTACCACTTTTCCATCGGACCTGGATCCATTGTATCCCGTTATCAAGGGCCTTTCGAATGTTTAATTCCTGCTCCTGAGCAGTATTTCCCTGTGATATATATTGTAATTTTTCCATAGGTAAGGTTTGATATTATTCGGAAATTGCTTTTCTGCATGATAAAAATGCTTCTACAGGATCGTCTTCCTGCCAAACTGATCCTAATAAGGCAATCCCATCCACTCCGGTTTCAAAAGCCCTTTGAATAGTACGATGATGAATTCCGCCTAAAGCAATAATTTTTACGTTGGGGTTATCTCTACTCTTCACCTCTTCTATCACTGTTGAGTCTTCTCCATATCCTTTTTAGATATACTGGGGAAGAACGGGCTTATGAAAGCATATTCCCATTCTTTTCCCAGGTTATTAAAAGTGGTGATGTTGTGTACTGAGGTCGAAATACGATTTCCATTGATAAAAGATCGGTGTATATCCTCCTTTCGGTCTGCTTCCCTGAAATGGAATCTCGAAATCCTGAAATTTTCTCCCACTTCATAATGTTGATGCAGAACCAATTGAGGATAAAAAGATTGATCTATCTTTTCAATAAAATCGATCATTTTCTCTCTGCTGATTCCCGGTTTCCGGATATGCAGGAGATCAAGACCTTTTCGAAACAATTCGTTAATAATTCCGGTTTCGTTTACGACAGAGAATTCAGGAGTGATAACAAGGATCATATATAGATTTCTTTTCCTTTTTCTATAAATTCCTGAGATTTATCCAGCATTCCTTTTTCTGCAGATTCACGGATTTCCTGAGTAATTTTCATGGAACAGAATTTGGGTCCGCACATAGAGCAGAAATGGGCAATTTTAGCTCCTTCTGCCGGAAGTGTTTCATCATGATAAGCTCTTGCGGTTTCAGGATCGAGGGAAAGATTGAACTGATCTTCCCATCTGAATTCAAATCTTGCTTTACTTAGGGCATTATCCCTGTATTGAGCTCCGGGATGTCCTTTAGCCAAATCGGCAGCATGTGCTGCTAACTTATAGGTAATTACACCTATTTTTACATCATCCTTATTCGGAAGACCCAAATGTTCTTTTGGAGTTACGTAGCAAAGCATGGCACACCCAAACCACCCGATCATGGCAGCACCGATCCCTGAAGTAATATGATCATATCCCGGCGCAATATCTGTAGTTAAAGGTCCAAGTGTATAAAAAGGCGCCTCGTGGCATTCTTTGAGCTGCTTGTCCATATTTTCTTTGATCATGTGCATCGGAACGTGACCAGGTCCTTCAATCATCACCTGTACATTATGTTTCCAGGCAATTTTTGTCAGTTCACCTAAAGTTTCCAGTTCGGCAAACTGTGCAGCATCATTGGCATCTGCAATAGAACCCGGACGAAGACCGTCTCCCAACGAAAAAGCAACGTCATACTTTTTCATAATCTCACAAATCTCTTCGAAATGCGTATATAGAAAGCTTTCTTTATGATGAAACAGGCACCATTTTGCCATGATGGACCCTCCTCTTGATACGATTCCGGTTACCCTGTTGGCTGTCAGATGAATGTATCTTAATAAAACTCCGGCATGAATCGTAAAATAAGAAACTCCCTGTTCAGCCTGTTCAATCAAAGTATCCCTGAAAATCTCCCATGTAAGGTCTTCCGGCACTCCTTTTACTTTTTCCAATGCCTGATAAATAGGAACTGTCCCAATAGGAACCGGACTGTTTCTGATGATCCATTCTCTCGTTTCATGAATATTTTTTCCCGTGGAAAGATCCATAATGGTATCTGCTCCCCATCTGCATGCCCATACTGCCTTTTCTACTTCTTCTTCAATACCCGATGATACCGCACTGTTTCCGATGTTTGCATTGATTTTCACTAAAAAGTTTCTTCCGATGATCATCGGCTCACTCTCCGGGTGGTTGATATTGTTTGGAATAATAGCTCTACCGGCAGCAATTTCATCTCTTACAAATTCCGGAGTGATCTTACTTTCAGGAGTATTGGCTCCAAAACTATGTCCGGCATGTTGAAAGGCCATTTCTTTAGAGACGGAATCAAGCTGTTCTATCCTTTGATTTTCCCTGATCGCGACATATTCCATTTCAGGAGTGATAATTCCCTGTTTTGCATAGTAAAGTTGGGTCAATTCTTTTCCTTCTTGTGCCACTTTCGGCTGATGATCATAGGCAAAACGTAATTCATCAAGACGGGGATCCGCCAGACGGGCTTTCCCGTATTCTGAAGTAATTCCTTCAAGAACCGTCACATCTTCCCTGTCGAGGATCCATTGTTCCCTGATTCTTGGAAGTCCTTTCTGAATATCAATGGTTGCATTTTCATCAGTATAGGGACCTGAAGTATCATAAATGGTGATGGGAGCATTTTCTTCAAAGCCTCCATTGGTAAGTTTGGTAGGGCTAAGCTGTATTTCCCGCATTGCGACATTGATAGGATGTATTTTTCCTTCAACATAGATCTTTTTTGAGTTCGGAAATGGCGAACATGTAATGGAGTGAGCCATAATTTTTTGGTATTAATATGAAATTAACCGCCCTGAGTGGCAGTAATGATTAAAACTGAATCCTGATCTTTGAGAAATGTTTCTGCCCAGGCGGACAGCGGGATAATTCGATTGTTTACCGCTACGGCAATACCCTTTTTCTTTCCGGGTAGTTCCATAGCCAGAAGTGCTTCCAGGTTCTCAGGAAGTGCATCAAATGTTTTTCGGGTGTGGTTGATTATAAGTTCCATTCCTAATTATTTAAATACACTTTAGGAATGGCTATCATTGTACAATAGAATGTACAGCAAAAGTCACCTACTTTTCCCTACGCTGGTATGATCCAGATCAGGTTCAAAGGGTAAAGTCTCAGTCTGTTGATAACAGACACCCCTAAAGTATGGGACGAAGTTAGTTATTTTTTCAGAATGGGCAAAATTTTTGTAAGCGGGGATGACGGAAGCATGAATTTTAAAACAGTGAAACATTTTATAGATTCCCGATGGCCTCGGATTAGAAAAACTAGTATAAAGGCCGAAAGAAAGAAGTTGAAGAATCCTTCTGTTCCTTTATTACTTCCAGCTTCAGGCAATGATTAAGCCCAATATGTATACGAAACAGATCTTATTTAAATTATTCTTCACAAGCTCTCCAGACCGCATCATTCTGTGGAACCGGAGCAATAATCTCAATTTTTTCTTTGGTAACAGGATGAATGAACTCCAGTTTTCTGGCATGCAGGTTAATTCCTCCATCCGGATTGGAACGTGGAGATCCGTATTTCAAATCCCCTTTAATCGGAACTCCTGATTTAGATAACTGAGCTCTGATCTGATGATGTCTTCCTGTTTCAAGATCAATTTCCAGAAGCAGGTAATTGTCTAATGTTTTGATGACATGATACGTTAAAATGGCTTCTTTGGCTCCTTCAGTAGCTTTCGGAAAAACAATAGCTTTATTATTCTTTTCATTTTTCTTCAGATAATGTACGAGCCTTTGACTTTGAGGAATCATTTCTTTCGCCACTACGGCCCAATATGTTTTTTTGACCTCACGATTTTTTACCATCTGAGTAAGTCGTGAAAGTGCCTTGGAAGTTTTTGCATAGATCACTAACCCCGATGTGGGACGGTCTATCCGATGAACCAAGCCGAGAAAAACATTTCCCGGCTTAGCATCTCTTATTTTGATAAAATTCTTGATAGATTCCAATAGTGACTCATCGCCGGTTTTATCGCCTTGTACAAGCTGTCCGACTTTTTTGTTCACCACCAGAAGATGGTTGTCTTCATATACAATCTGCTCCTTCATGATAGATTCTATCTTCTTCTGTTTGATAATGAAAGGATAATACCTCCCAGAAGACCAATGGTTTTAATAGCTGAAAGGTTTGAATTTTCCGGAATAAATGCTCCCACCACGCATACTGCAGCGGCGGCATACATGGCATACACAAAGTTCTTATTGGTAAGTAATGGAGCCTGAATAAAGAAACTTGCTCCGATCAGCACATAAAAAACTTTTCTGGAAAGTAAGTGATTGATTTCAGGGGAAAATAAATTGAACCACCCCACAGCAAGACAAATCAATGCTGCAATGGATAAAATTCCCTGGATAGATTGTTGTTGATTTTGCATTAATTAATAACTTTCGTTTTCGTTTGGAAACTCTACACTTTTCACGTCTTTTACGTATTGAGCTACAGCTCCGGTGATTTCTGTGTAAAGATCAAGGTATCTTCTTAAAAATTTCGGACTAAAGCCTTTGTTCATTCCTACCATGTCATGATATACCAAAACCTGCCCGTCACAATCTGCTCCGGCCCCGATTCCAATGGTTGGAATGGAAATACTTTCTGTAACTTTTTTAGCTAAATCAGCAGGAATTTTTTCCAATACAACTGAAAAACATCCTAATTCTTCTAAAAGCTGTGCATCGGCAATCAGTTTTTCAGCTTCAGCTTCTTCTTTTGCTCTTACTTTATAAGTTCCGAATTTATAGATAGATTGTGGAGTTAGCCCCAAATGTCCCATTACCGGAATTCCGGCATTGATGATTTTTTTTATTGATTTTGAAATTTCTTTTCCCCCTTCAATTTTTACCGCATGAGCTCCTCCTTCTTTCATCATTCTTACGGCAGATTCCAGTGCTTTTTCAGGATTACTCTGATACGTTCCGAAAGGTAAATCTGCAATCACCAGTGCCCTGTCGGTTCCTCTTACCACACTTTGAGCGTGATAGATCATTTGATCCAGCGTAATAGGCAATGTAGTTTCAAAACCAGCCATTACATTCGCTGCAGAGTCTCCAATCAAAATAGCATCTACTCCGCCTGCGTCTACCATCTTTGCAGTGGTAAAGTCATAGGCCGTAAGCATTGTTATCTTTTCCTTGTCGAATTTCATTTTACGCAAGGTTTCAGTCGTAACTTTTTTAATTTCAGAGTGAACAGACATAATTTATCTTTTTACGTTTTATTTACTATGTTAGAAATCTATATTATAGTATTCCCTTGAAGAATATTTTTTATAATTATAAACTTAAAAAATCAGAATTTGTGGTGTGCAAGATACGAACAATAAAACAGTAAGCATGATATATAGAAACTATTTTCATTATAATTATACTCTTACTTCACGGGTTTCGTGAGTGCCTATATTGGATTTGTGACTTTGGTACAGTCAAAAAATACAGAAGTTGGAGTACCTTTTCTTTCTATCTTTTGATATTTTTCAAAGTTTACTCCAACTCCCATAGAATTTGTATTTTAAACTTATAAAACTACATGACCGAGTTTCATAAGCTTATCGTGGTTGAGAATTTTAATATTTCGTCCATCCACTTCAATCAGACTGTCCTGTTTGAATTCGGATATCAGACGGATGGCGCTTTCTGTGGCCGTACCAATGATATTGGCAATTTCTTCCCTTGTCAATGAGATTTTGATAAATCCTTCAGGATCTACGCCAAGTTTCTGCTCCAACAGCAGTAAGATCTCGGCAAGCCTTTCCCTCACCGTCTTTTGGGCAAGGAAGGTAATGGTATTGGAAGATTCTCCTAATTCGTAAGAAATTTTCTGAAGCATTACGAAAGACAACTGTGGGTCTACCTCCAAAAGATACATGAAAATATCTGCTGGTAAAAAGACACATTCGATATCTGTCATTGCTTCTGCTTTGGCCTGGAAATTTTCCCCGCAAAGCAAAGAACGATAGCCGATAATGTCCCCTTCTTTGATAAATCTTAAAATCTGATCTTTCCCGAATGCTCCCGACTTGGATAATTTAGCGGCTCCTTTTTCAAGAACATAGACTCCTTTGGGAGTTTCTCCATCCTCAAAAATAGTATCGTGTTTCTGAAAACTCAATCTTTTTTTACCGTTAATATATTTTTCAAAATCTGCGCTAGAAAGTCTTTCCTTAAATGATTTATCATTAAAAACTTTGGCGAACCTCTCTTCAATTGCTATCTGTTGTTCCTGCGGCATTTTATATGATATTTATCACAAAAATAGAACTTTTTAAATCGATAAACAAAAAAAATTGTTATAATTTTGTAGTTCAATATATTAGGGTGGTGAGCGAGAACTGTTTTCATTGTGGTCAAGGTATAGAAAAAGAGAGAATTTTGTTTGATGAAAAGACTTTCTGTTGTAACGGATGTAAGTCTGTCTATGAAATTCTGAATACGAATAATTTAAGTAATTTCTACGAACTTAATAAAGGGGCAGGAATTCGTCCGAATGATGAAAATTCTACCCAATTTGATTACCTGGACACCCCCGAAATCTTCGCAAAGGTTACTGATTTCTCTGAAGGGAAAACCAGTCTGGTTACCTTCAAAATTCCCGTAATTCACTGTTCTTCCTGTATATGGCTGCTGGAAAGCCTTCACACATTAAACAAGCATATTAAATACTCGCAGGTCAACTTCACAAGGAAGACCCTGCAGATCTCATTCAACCATAACGAACTGAAATTAAGCGAACTCGCTAATTTTCTGACCAATTTAGGATACAAGCCTGTGATCAGTCTTGAGACCGCTGAAAAGAATGTTGATCATCTCGACAAATCACTTCTTGTTAAGTTTGCCATTGCCGGTTTTGCGTTCGGAAACGGAATGTTCCTGGCTTTTCCGGAATACGTAGGAGGTGAAGACTACTGGATGGAACATTACAAAGGGCTTTTCAGAGTGCTGATGTTTTTACTTGCATGCCCGGTTGTCTTTTATTCCGCGTCAGATTATTACAAATCTGCATGGTATGGTCTGAAAAATAAAATCGTCAATATTGATGTTCCTATCGTACTGGGAATATTTGTTCTTTTCGGAAGAAGTATCTATGAAGTGGCAACAGGTTATGGCCCCGGATATTTTGATACACTTTGTGGTCTTTTGTTCTTTATGCTGATGGGAAAACTTTTCCAGAAAAGAACCTACAGTGCCCTTTCGTATGACAGGGATTATAAATCCTTTTATCCTATTGCCGTAACTAAAGTAGACTTTGAGGGACACCAGGAAAACATCCTTCTTTCTGAAGTAAAAGTGGGTGACCGGATTTTAGTTAGAAACCAGGAAATCATCCCTGTAGACGCCATTCTGATCAACGGAGAAGGGAATATAGACAACAGCTTCATTACCGGAGAAAGTGAAAGCATCAGCAAACAACCCGGAGATAAAATTTTTGCCGGAGGGAAACAGATCGGGTCATCTCTTGAACTGGAAGTTATAAAAAATGTCGACCAGAGCTACCTTACCCAGCTCTGGAATAAAGAAGCCTTTAAGAAACATGAAACCGGTCTTGATACGCTTACGAATAATGTCAGCAAATATTTCACATTCATTATTTTAGGGATTGCGTTAATTTCGGGAATTTATTGGGCATTTATCGATCTTGAGAAAATGTTTCAGGTCATTTCAGCTATTTTGATCATTGCCTGCCCTTGTGCACTTGCGCTGTCTGCTCCATTCACTTTTGGGCACATTATGAGAATCCTGGGTAGAAACAAATTCTACGTGAAAGATACGTTGACTATTGAAAAAATTGCAAAACTAGACACCATCGTTTTTGATAAAACAGGAACAATTACTCACAGAAAGAAGTCGAATATCAAATATGAAGGTACTGAAATCAGTGAGTTCGATGCACTGAACATCAAAACGTTATTAAAGAACTCTAACCACCCTCTGTCAAAATCTTTATATGAATTTATTGAGGTGAAAGACGACTATTTCCCGGTTGAAAACTTTGTGGAAATTTCAGGAAAAGGGTATGAAGCTAATGTAAGAGGAAATCTTTATAAAATAGGATCGGCCCGATACAACAATCAGGAACCCAAAAATCTGGAAACGGCAGTATACATCAGTAAAAATGATCAGTTTTTAGGTAAATTCATCTTCAAAAATGAATACCGTCCGAAACTAAAAGATCTGTTCAATAAACTTACCCACTACAGAATATTCATCCTGAGTGGTGATAATTCATCGGAAGAAAACCAATTGAAAGAACTTATTCCGAATTACAAAGGAATGGCCTTCAATCAAAGCCCGGAAGACAAACTGAACTACATCAAAGGACTTCAGGATCAGCACATGAAAGTAGCGATGCTCGGTGACGGACTAAATGATGCAGGGGCACTAAAACAAAGTAATGTCGGGATAGCCATTGCTGATGACACCAATAGTTTTACGCCCTCTTCGGATGTGATTATGAACGGAGAAAAGGTAGTGACTCTGGACAATTACCTGAATGTTTGTAAGGGTTCAATAACAATTGTGAAAATGACATTTATAATCAGTTTCCTTTACAATATTGTTGGTTTAAGTTACGCAGTTACAGGCCATATGCATCCGCTTTTTGCGGCAATCATCATGCCAATCAGTTCCATCACGGTGGTGACATTTACCACAATTTCGACGTGGATATTAGGTCGGAAATACTTCAAAAAACAGGCGTAAACGCTGTTATTTAGACTGATTTTAAATTAGCTGAAATCGGCATTTCGTGATGAATGTCATTATTTTTCACTAAATTTGAACCCCGAAAATAGGTTAATTTTGTTGTCTGATGGATATTCTATATTTAATGATCGTCTGCAGTGTTTCTTTAGCTGCGATCTTCCTGGTCGTATTTATAGTGTATGCCAAGAAAGGGCAGTTTGAAGATGATGAATCTCCGGCTGTCAGGATTCTTTTCGATGATGAAGTCAAAGAAAAAGATGAAACTGGCGACAAGGATAAAGACGAGAAAGAAATAGGAGAAAATAATAAAAATTGAGAAAAATAGTGAATAGTTGATATGGAAACACAAAAGTTTAGTTATGACAACAGTATTGTCCGTGCGTTCCTCTATGCAACCATTATCTTTGGTTTCATAGGATTTACGTTTGGGCTTACGGCGGCATTAATGCTTTTCTACCCTGAATTACCTGAGTTCTTTTTCGGGACAGATGATACAACCATCAGAAGTTTATCATCCGGTAATATTCAAGGTTTAATAAACACTCATGGTGCATTTGGTTTTGGTAGAATCAGAATGTTGCACACCAATACCGTAATTTTCGCGTTCGTATGTAACATTGTTTACGTTGGGGTATATTACTCTACGCAGAGATTATTAAAGACAAGAATGTACAGTGATACATTATCCTGGATTCATTTCTGGACTTGGCAGTTTATGATCGTTGCGACGTTCATTACATTCTTTATGGGGATTAATACTTCAAAAGAATATGCTGAGCACGAATGGCCAATTGATATTCTGATTGCATTCTCTTGGATCATTTTCGGTGCCAATATGATTCTGACTATTTCGAAGAGAAGAGTAAGACACCTTTATGTAGCCATCTGGTTCTATTTAGGTACTTGGGTTGCAGTAGCAATGCTTCACATCTTCAACAACCTTGAGGTTCCATTATCATTCTCAGGCTGGAAATCTTATTCTGCATACGCAGGAGCTAAAGACGCTATTGTACAATGGTGGTATGGTCATAATGCAGTAGCATTTGTTTTGACAACTCCGGTTCTGGGTTTAATGTATTATTTCTTACCAAAAGCTGCAGACAGACCGGTATTTTCCTATAAACTGTCTATTATTCACTTTTGGTCACTGATCTTCGTATATATCTGGGCTGGTCCTCACCACCTTCAGTATACAGCACTTCCGGCATGGGCTCAGGCAGTAGGAACAGGTTTCTCTATTATGCTTATTGCACCATCTTGGGGAGGTATGTTAAATGGTCTTCTTACGTTAAGAGGAGCTTGGGATAAAGTAAGAGAAAATCCTATCCTTAAGTTCTTTGTAGTAGCTGTTACTTGTTATGGTATGGCAACGTTTGAAGGACCTCTATTGGCAACTAAAAACATCAACAAAATTGGTCACTTTACAGACTGGGTTATCGGTCACGTACACTTGGGAGCTCTTGGATGGAATGGTTTCATGGCATTCGGGGTTATCTATTATTTGGTACCAATTATGTGGAGAACAAAACTTTGGTCTGTAAAATTAGCTAACTGGCATTTCTGGTTAGGAACATTAGGAATCATTTTCTATGCAGTACCAATGTATATTTCAGGATTCACACAAGGATTAATGTGGAAGCAATTCAACCCGGACGGAACATTATTATGGAAAAACTGGTTGGATACTGTAACGGCTATTATTCCTTACTTTAAAATGAGATTTGTAGGAGGTTTATTCTACATTTCGGGAGCGATCCTAATGATTGTAAACGTTATTGCAACGGTAAGAAAAGGATCATTCCAGAAAGAAGTTCCTGCTGAAGCACCAGCATTGGCAAATATCGGTAACAAACGTAAAGAAGGAGAAGGATTCCACCTTTGGTTGGAAAGAATGCCTTTACTTTTAACCGTATTATCATTATTTACTATTTCAATAGGAAGTATGGTAGAGATTATTCCTACCCTTACTCTTAAGAAAAGCGTACCTACTATTTCTGCGGTAAAACCTTATTCAC encodes the following:
- a CDS encoding thiazole synthase, yielding MNNQKLIIADRTFESRLFLGTGKFGSLRDMAASVTASETNMVTMALKRIDAQSAEDDLLDSLRETNVHLLPNTSGARTAKEAVLAAQLAREALQTNWVKLEIHPDPKYLLPDPIETLYATEELARLGFIVMPYIHADPVLCKRLEDAGTAVVMPLGAPIGTNKGLRTLDFLEIIISQSNVPVVVDAGIGAPSDAAKAMEMGADAVLVNTAIAVAGNPVNMAVAFKEGVIAGRRAFEAGLGAVGNHAEASSPLTSFLFEG
- a CDS encoding thiamine phosphate synthase is translated as MEKLQYISQGNTAQEQELNIRKALDNGIQWIQVRWKSGNEKELLSLCETSKHLCSEYQSVLIINDNVHVAKEADADGVHLGLTDGSVEEARLLLGKHKIIGGTANTISDVIQRIDESCDYIGLGPLRFTSTKEKLSPILGFEGYRQVVESLRQRSIAVPKIFAIGGVTLEDFLPLQQIGIYGVSVSGLITREPKLINEFKKVMI
- a CDS encoding thiamine phosphate synthase, whose product is MILVITPEFSVVNETGIINELFRKGLDLLHIRKPGISREKMIDFIEKIDQSFYPQLVLHQHYEVGENFRISRFHFREADRKEDIHRSFINGNRISTSVHNITTFNNLGKEWEYAFISPFFPSISKKDMEKTQQ
- the thiC gene encoding phosphomethylpyrimidine synthase ThiC, which codes for MAHSITCSPFPNSKKIYVEGKIHPINVAMREIQLSPTKLTNGGFEENAPITIYDTSGPYTDENATIDIQKGLPRIREQWILDREDVTVLEGITSEYGKARLADPRLDELRFAYDHQPKVAQEGKELTQLYYAKQGIITPEMEYVAIRENQRIEQLDSVSKEMAFQHAGHSFGANTPESKITPEFVRDEIAAGRAIIPNNINHPESEPMIIGRNFLVKINANIGNSAVSSGIEEEVEKAVWACRWGADTIMDLSTGKNIHETREWIIRNSPVPIGTVPIYQALEKVKGVPEDLTWEIFRDTLIEQAEQGVSYFTIHAGVLLRYIHLTANRVTGIVSRGGSIMAKWCLFHHKESFLYTHFEEICEIMKKYDVAFSLGDGLRPGSIADANDAAQFAELETLGELTKIAWKHNVQVMIEGPGHVPMHMIKENMDKQLKECHEAPFYTLGPLTTDIAPGYDHITSGIGAAMIGWFGCAMLCYVTPKEHLGLPNKDDVKIGVITYKLAAHAADLAKGHPGAQYRDNALSKARFEFRWEDQFNLSLDPETARAYHDETLPAEGAKIAHFCSMCGPKFCSMKITQEIRESAEKGMLDKSQEFIEKGKEIYI
- the thiS gene encoding sulfur carrier protein ThiS, with protein sequence MELIINHTRKTFDALPENLEALLAMELPGKKKGIAVAVNNRIIPLSAWAETFLKDQDSVLIITATQGG
- a CDS encoding RNA pseudouridine synthase, whose amino-acid sequence is MMKEQIVYEDNHLLVVNKKVGQLVQGDKTGDESLLESIKNFIKIRDAKPGNVFLGLVHRIDRPTSGLVIYAKTSKALSRLTQMVKNREVKKTYWAVVAKEMIPQSQRLVHYLKKNEKNNKAIVFPKATEGAKEAILTYHVIKTLDNYLLLEIDLETGRHHQIRAQLSKSGVPIKGDLKYGSPRSNPDGGINLHARKLEFIHPVTKEKIEIIAPVPQNDAVWRACEE
- the panB gene encoding 3-methyl-2-oxobutanoate hydroxymethyltransferase gives rise to the protein MSVHSEIKKVTTETLRKMKFDKEKITMLTAYDFTTAKMVDAGGVDAILIGDSAANVMAGFETTLPITLDQMIYHAQSVVRGTDRALVIADLPFGTYQSNPEKALESAVRMMKEGGAHAVKIEGGKEISKSIKKIINAGIPVMGHLGLTPQSIYKFGTYKVRAKEEAEAEKLIADAQLLEELGCFSVVLEKIPADLAKKVTESISIPTIGIGAGADCDGQVLVYHDMVGMNKGFSPKFLRRYLDLYTEITGAVAQYVKDVKSVEFPNENESY
- a CDS encoding Crp/Fnr family transcriptional regulator, encoding MPQEQQIAIEERFAKVFNDKSFKERLSSADFEKYINGKKRLSFQKHDTIFEDGETPKGVYVLEKGAAKLSKSGAFGKDQILRFIKEGDIIGYRSLLCGENFQAKAEAMTDIECVFLPADIFMYLLEVDPQLSFVMLQKISYELGESSNTITFLAQKTVRERLAEILLLLEQKLGVDPEGFIKISLTREEIANIIGTATESAIRLISEFKQDSLIEVDGRNIKILNHDKLMKLGHVVL
- a CDS encoding heavy metal translocating P-type ATPase metal-binding domain-containing protein yields the protein MSENCFHCGQGIEKERILFDEKTFCCNGCKSVYEILNTNNLSNFYELNKGAGIRPNDENSTQFDYLDTPEIFAKVTDFSEGKTSLVTFKIPVIHCSSCIWLLESLHTLNKHIKYSQVNFTRKTLQISFNHNELKLSELANFLTNLGYKPVISLETAEKNVDHLDKSLLVKFAIAGFAFGNGMFLAFPEYVGGEDYWMEHYKGLFRVLMFLLACPVVFYSASDYYKSAWYGLKNKIVNIDVPIVLGIFVLFGRSIYEVATGYGPGYFDTLCGLLFFMLMGKLFQKRTYSALSYDRDYKSFYPIAVTKVDFEGHQENILLSEVKVGDRILVRNQEIIPVDAILINGEGNIDNSFITGESESISKQPGDKIFAGGKQIGSSLELEVIKNVDQSYLTQLWNKEAFKKHETGLDTLTNNVSKYFTFIILGIALISGIYWAFIDLEKMFQVISAILIIACPCALALSAPFTFGHIMRILGRNKFYVKDTLTIEKIAKLDTIVFDKTGTITHRKKSNIKYEGTEISEFDALNIKTLLKNSNHPLSKSLYEFIEVKDDYFPVENFVEISGKGYEANVRGNLYKIGSARYNNQEPKNLETAVYISKNDQFLGKFIFKNEYRPKLKDLFNKLTHYRIFILSGDNSSEENQLKELIPNYKGMAFNQSPEDKLNYIKGLQDQHMKVAMLGDGLNDAGALKQSNVGIAIADDTNSFTPSSDVIMNGEKVVTLDNYLNVCKGSITIVKMTFIISFLYNIVGLSYAVTGHMHPLFAAIIMPISSITVVTFTTISTWILGRKYFKKQA
- the ccoS gene encoding cbb3-type cytochrome oxidase assembly protein CcoS; this translates as MDILYLMIVCSVSLAAIFLVVFIVYAKKGQFEDDESPAVRILFDDEVKEKDETGDKDKDEKEIGENNKN
- the ccoN gene encoding cytochrome-c oxidase, cbb3-type subunit I gives rise to the protein METQKFSYDNSIVRAFLYATIIFGFIGFTFGLTAALMLFYPELPEFFFGTDDTTIRSLSSGNIQGLINTHGAFGFGRIRMLHTNTVIFAFVCNIVYVGVYYSTQRLLKTRMYSDTLSWIHFWTWQFMIVATFITFFMGINTSKEYAEHEWPIDILIAFSWIIFGANMILTISKRRVRHLYVAIWFYLGTWVAVAMLHIFNNLEVPLSFSGWKSYSAYAGAKDAIVQWWYGHNAVAFVLTTPVLGLMYYFLPKAADRPVFSYKLSIIHFWSLIFVYIWAGPHHLQYTALPAWAQAVGTGFSIMLIAPSWGGMLNGLLTLRGAWDKVRENPILKFFVVAVTCYGMATFEGPLLATKNINKIGHFTDWVIGHVHLGALGWNGFMAFGVIYYLVPIMWRTKLWSVKLANWHFWLGTLGIIFYAVPMYISGFTQGLMWKQFNPDGTLLWKNWLDTVTAIIPYFKMRFVGGLFYISGAILMIVNVIATVRKGSFQKEVPAEAPALANIGNKRKEGEGFHLWLERMPLLLTVLSLFTISIGSMVEIIPTLTLKKSVPTISAVKPYSPLELEGRDIYIREGCNACHSQMIRPFRDEITRFNGKNGQYSKAGEFVYDRPFLWGSKRTGPDLHREGGKNPSSWHYKHMYNPRSTSAGSIMPRYPWLIATNLDRSKMVDKMKLMKNTFDVPYTKAEIDSADKWANNQSAKIVKDIFSEANDLKEAYAKRPQGELEKKEIIALISYLQRLGTDIKTTEIKTASNN